A stretch of Aphanothece sacrum FPU1 DNA encodes these proteins:
- the trmFO gene encoding FADH(2)-oxidizing methylenetetrahydrofolate--tRNA-(uracil(54)-C(5))-methyltransferase TrmFO gives MISSTAKVQVIGGGLAGTEAAWQVAQAGIPVILHEMRPIRTSPAHHSQELAELVCSNSFGAMSSDRAAGLLHEELRRLGSIIIQTADQHAVPAGGALAVDRGIFSHQLTETLSNHPLIELKRSEITEIPSEDIVILATGPLTTPSLAADLQKFTGMEYMSFFDAASPIIVGESINQDIAFLASRYDKGDAAYLNCPFNKDQYLQFREALCQAEQAELKDFERETAKFFEGCLPIEELAQRGEETMRYGPLKPIGLFDGRLGDFREPENKEKRPYAVVQLRQEDKQGQLWNMVGFQTNLKWGEQKRVFRLIPGLEKAEFVRMGVMHRNTFINSPQLLDPTLQFKIRPTLLAAGQLIGTEGYTAATAGGWLAGTNAARLVLGLETVTLPETMMMGALFEFISSASPKHFQPMPPNFGILPELTGKIRQKRERYGKYRDRALSDLNEWQLKLNNKQKNLVILS, from the coding sequence ATGATATCTTCAACAGCAAAAGTTCAAGTAATTGGTGGCGGTTTAGCAGGAACCGAAGCCGCTTGGCAAGTTGCACAAGCTGGTATACCCGTCATCTTACACGAAATGCGCCCAATTCGTACCAGTCCCGCCCATCATAGCCAAGAATTAGCCGAATTAGTTTGTAGCAACTCCTTTGGGGCCATGTCCAGCGATCGCGCTGCCGGACTCCTCCATGAAGAATTACGCCGTCTTGGTTCCATTATAATCCAAACCGCAGATCAACACGCCGTCCCTGCGGGTGGGGCCTTAGCCGTAGATAGAGGCATCTTTAGCCATCAATTAACAGAAACATTATCTAATCATCCCCTCATTGAACTAAAACGCTCAGAAATAACCGAAATACCCTCAGAAGACATCGTCATTTTAGCCACTGGCCCCCTCACCACTCCCTCCCTAGCAGCAGACTTGCAAAAGTTCACAGGAATGGAATATATGAGCTTTTTTGACGCAGCAAGCCCTATTATTGTAGGGGAGTCCATCAATCAAGACATCGCTTTTTTAGCCTCCCGTTATGATAAAGGAGATGCCGCTTATTTGAACTGTCCCTTCAACAAAGACCAATATCTACAGTTTAGAGAAGCCTTATGTCAGGCAGAACAAGCCGAATTAAAGGATTTTGAACGAGAAACTGCCAAATTTTTTGAAGGATGTCTACCTATCGAAGAATTAGCCCAACGGGGAGAAGAAACCATGCGTTATGGCCCCCTTAAACCTATCGGCCTCTTTGATGGACGTTTAGGAGACTTTCGGGAACCAGAAAATAAAGAAAAACGCCCCTACGCGGTGGTACAGCTACGCCAAGAAGATAAACAGGGCCAATTATGGAATATGGTCGGATTTCAGACTAATTTGAAATGGGGTGAACAAAAAAGAGTATTTAGACTAATTCCTGGCTTAGAAAAGGCAGAATTTGTCCGGATGGGAGTTATGCACCGTAATACTTTCATTAACTCTCCCCAACTACTTGATCCTACCTTACAGTTTAAAATTCGTCCGACCCTTTTGGCGGCCGGTCAATTAATTGGTACAGAAGGCTATACTGCAGCAACCGCAGGGGGTTGGTTAGCGGGGACAAATGCAGCGCGACTGGTGTTAGGGTTAGAGACAGTAACTCTCCCAGAAACAATGATGATGGGGGCGTTATTTGAGTTTATTAGTAGTGCATCTCCTAAACATTTTCAACCTATGCCTCCTAATTTTGGTATTTTACCAGAATTAACCGGTAAAATACGCCAAAAACGGGAAAGATATGGTAAATACCGCGATCGCGCTTTAAGTGACTTAAATGAGTGGCAATTAAAATTAAATAATAAGCAAAAAAATCTAGTTATTTTGTCATAA
- a CDS encoding DUF1176 domain-containing protein codes for MLKKRPQISTFTLSLILLLVTEGCSLINDPNKVKEISNMQLNSSNKIVSKELQTDILAYLQKNIKKLSICEGEIDPNFSKELSSVYPLGKDKYLVEFLCFMGAYQGNYQYLLYQKQPSGNYLTPLELEIFDAETFRKPTKIKVSSIAGFPTYNTDNKILTVITKYRGLSDCGSLAKYQWKNTRFQLLEYRAKEACDGTYIEPENYSQIYP; via the coding sequence ATGTTGAAGAAACGTCCTCAAATTTCAACTTTTACCTTATCATTAATCTTATTATTAGTGACTGAGGGTTGTTCTTTGATAAATGATCCAAATAAAGTAAAAGAAATCTCTAATATGCAGTTAAATTCCTCTAATAAAATAGTCAGCAAGGAACTGCAAACAGATATCTTAGCTTATCTTCAAAAAAACATTAAAAAGCTTTCAATTTGTGAAGGAGAAATTGATCCAAATTTTTCTAAAGAATTGTCATCTGTTTATCCATTAGGAAAAGATAAATATTTAGTGGAATTTCTCTGTTTTATGGGGGCTTATCAAGGAAATTATCAATATTTACTTTATCAAAAACAACCGTCAGGCAATTATCTAACTCCTTTAGAATTAGAGATATTTGATGCAGAAACATTTCGCAAACCTACTAAAATAAAAGTTAGTTCAATAGCTGGATTTCCTACTTATAATACTGATAATAAAATCTTAACAGTTATTACTAAATATAGAGGATTATCCGATTGCGGTTCTTTAGCTAAATATCAATGGAAAAATACACGATTTCAACTATTAGAATATCGGGCAAAAGAAGCCTGTGATGGAACCTATATCGAACCTGAAAATTATTCTCAAATTTATCCTTAA
- a CDS encoding BamA/TamA family outer membrane protein — MEVSNQIKRLRLSPLLGIVLITTTLFHEGKSVRAENAPLTTAAAQSDLEAIPKAVTESELPNWNEENPLADAESEVEVPVFSLEKEIAAESNSSPAVVPSEVPPTPQPEGEGSPPPATETPPPDTSQPKPPSGEIPSPVEKPILPTGETPSGTEPRVLVVEVLVDGVDKELENLVYNTIQTKPGRTATRSQLQQDVNAIYATGYFANVKVTPADTPLGVRITFAVASNPILQKVVIDTVPATETPRVLPAEEVEKIFGKQYGKVLNLRDLQSGIKAITTWYSEQGYDLAQVIGSPKVGEDGVVTLEISEGVIENIQVRFFDAEDEPVNGRTRDFIVTREMKLKPSNVFNRKTAQTDLQRIFSLGLFEDVRISFSPGEDPREVIVNIDVVEGNTGSLATGAGVSSTSGLFGTISYQEQNLGGNNQTIGGEVQVGERELLFDVNFTDPWIAGDPFRTAYTVNGFRRQTISLVFDGDDSSIRTLNNFDSPRVVRTGGGVTFARPLADDPFSIPDWRLSAGIGYQRVVIENDDGDVAPLSAPLNGFPEQPLSFSDSGKDDLLTVSFAASQDFRNNSLRPTSGYVVRLGLEQTVPVGSGSIAFTRVRGNYSHYIPVDLVDFGFIEENQPKPQTLAFNVQLGTVLNDLPPYEAFVLGGSNSVRGYNEGELGSGRSYFQATAEYRFPVIPSVGAVFFFDYGSTIKSQRSVRGIPGVVRGLPSDGYGYGIGLRIQSPVGPIRVDYGFSNDGDSRLNFGIGERF; from the coding sequence GTGGAAGTGTCAAACCAGATTAAAAGGTTACGTTTATCTCCTTTGTTGGGAATTGTATTGATTACAACAACTCTGTTCCATGAGGGAAAATCCGTTAGGGCCGAAAATGCCCCTTTAACGACGGCGGCCGCCCAAAGCGACTTGGAAGCTATCCCTAAAGCTGTTACCGAGTCAGAATTGCCAAATTGGAACGAGGAGAACCCTTTAGCTGATGCTGAGTCTGAGGTTGAAGTTCCTGTTTTCTCCTTAGAAAAAGAGATCGCGGCGGAATCGAATTCTAGCCCTGCTGTTGTTCCTTCTGAGGTACCCCCAACCCCCCAACCTGAAGGAGAAGGGAGTCCCCCCCCCGCGACTGAAACACCTCCACCAGACACCTCTCAACCAAAACCCCCCTCAGGAGAAATTCCTAGTCCAGTTGAAAAACCTATATTACCGACAGGAGAAACCCCATCAGGTACAGAACCACGAGTCTTAGTGGTGGAAGTATTAGTTGATGGTGTGGACAAAGAATTAGAAAATTTAGTTTATAACACCATTCAAACCAAACCAGGACGAACGGCCACCCGTTCCCAACTGCAACAGGATGTTAATGCGATTTATGCCACCGGATATTTCGCCAATGTTAAAGTCACACCGGCCGATACACCATTAGGGGTACGCATTACTTTTGCCGTTGCTTCTAACCCTATTTTGCAAAAAGTGGTTATCGATACGGTTCCAGCGACAGAAACCCCACGAGTTTTACCAGCAGAAGAGGTTGAAAAGATTTTTGGTAAACAATACGGCAAAGTTCTCAACCTCAGAGACTTACAAAGTGGGATTAAAGCCATTACTACATGGTACTCAGAACAAGGCTATGATTTAGCGCAAGTGATTGGTTCCCCGAAAGTAGGGGAAGATGGGGTTGTAACCCTAGAGATTTCTGAAGGGGTTATTGAAAATATTCAAGTAAGATTTTTTGACGCAGAAGATGAACCAGTTAACGGTAGAACCCGTGATTTTATTGTCACCCGTGAGATGAAGTTAAAACCCAGTAATGTCTTTAACCGAAAAACGGCCCAAACAGATTTACAACGTATTTTCAGCTTAGGATTATTTGAAGATGTCAGGATTTCCTTTAGTCCAGGAGAAGACCCCAGGGAAGTTATTGTTAATATCGATGTGGTAGAAGGTAATACGGGATCACTGGCCACTGGGGCCGGGGTTAGTTCCACTAGCGGATTATTTGGGACAATTAGTTATCAAGAACAAAACCTGGGAGGAAATAATCAAACTATTGGGGGAGAAGTTCAAGTTGGGGAACGGGAATTACTATTTGATGTCAATTTTACTGATCCTTGGATTGCTGGTGATCCCTTCCGTACTGCTTATACGGTTAACGGATTTCGGCGACAAACCATTTCTCTAGTATTTGATGGGGATGACTCATCTATTAGAACCTTAAATAATTTTGATAGTCCCAGGGTTGTGCGTACTGGGGGAGGGGTTACTTTTGCTCGTCCCTTGGCCGATGACCCCTTTAGTATACCTGATTGGCGATTATCGGCTGGTATTGGTTATCAACGAGTGGTCATAGAAAATGATGATGGTGATGTTGCTCCTTTATCCGCTCCCCTTAATGGTTTTCCAGAACAACCTTTATCCTTTAGTGATTCGGGGAAAGATGACCTCTTAACCGTTAGTTTTGCTGCTTCTCAAGATTTTCGTAATAATTCTCTACGTCCTACCAGTGGTTATGTAGTACGTCTTGGTCTAGAACAAACTGTTCCGGTAGGGTCGGGTAGTATTGCTTTTACTCGTGTAAGAGGTAATTACAGTCATTATATTCCGGTAGATTTGGTTGATTTCGGGTTTATTGAGGAAAATCAGCCTAAACCTCAAACTTTAGCTTTTAATGTTCAATTAGGAACGGTACTTAATGATTTACCCCCTTATGAGGCCTTTGTCTTGGGGGGTAGTAACTCAGTTCGGGGCTATAATGAAGGGGAACTCGGAAGTGGTCGTAGTTATTTCCAAGCAACGGCAGAATATCGATTTCCCGTTATTCCCTCTGTAGGGGCAGTCTTCTTTTTTGATTATGGCAGTACGATTAAGTCTCAACGCTCGGTTAGAGGTATTCCTGGAGTAGTTCGTGGTTTACCGAGTGATGGTTATGGATATGGTATTGGATTGAGAATTCAATCCCCTGTTGGCCCCATTCGGGTAGATTATGGGTTTAGTAATGATGGGGATTCTCGTCTCAATTTTGGTATTGGAGAACGATTCTAA
- the priA gene encoding primosomal protein N', protein MSYPPGSFRVAETQSTYQLSSSSPQWIDVLIDCPGVQGLYTYRLRSDLTIKPGDILSVPFGTQIVGAIAIRFVNSLPDTLYTSKVKEVEDVIISLCFPDTYWELLQQVSQYYCTEFITVIRGALPPGLLGRSQLRIRLKKESLPPGYEMFCSPLALKILNLLRSQKEGDYSSQYLQRQIKGANRGIRELIKRGWIESYLEPPKNAQPKLQKAVTLVIDNFPLDLTPKQLEVLQTLRHEGGELLLTQLLEMCQGRSQSIVKELEKKGCVVIEDQEILRLDQGIKQNKDQAKQLNASQTRALEIINNVEGYAKILLHGVTGSGKTEVYLQAIAPLLKQGKSALVLVPEIGLTPQLIDRFRARFGKKVCVYHSELSDGERYDTWRQMLTGEPQVIIGTRSAVFAPLPHLGLIILDEEHDSSFKQTQILPTYHARNVAQWRGELENCPVVLGSATPSLETWVSITKPPLSSAHHSPPKVRVATTPSPRPSYYLSLPERIQSRPLPPVEIVDMRQELKQGNRSIFSYSLQDALVNLKQKQQQGILFINRRGHSTFVSCRSCGYVMECPNCDVSLSYHYTHEGATELLRCHYCNHSQIQPPKCPECESPYLKFFGSGTQKVTQELVKEFPELRPLRFDSDTTRNKGAHRRLLTQFAQGEADILVGTQMLTKGLDLAQVTLVGVVSADGLLHLSDYRAAERAFQTLTQVAGRSGRGDEPGQVIIQTYSPEHPVIQAVKQHDYHRFIEEELPRRQELNFPPYGRLILIRLSGLDAAEVQQSAMILGEFCQQKIGSGCEILGPAPASIMRIANRYRWHILLKFDPNPEVIIPDVNEFKKLCPQSVSISLDIDPLRID, encoded by the coding sequence ATGTCTTATCCCCCTGGCAGTTTTAGAGTCGCTGAAACTCAATCTACCTATCAATTAAGCTCATCTTCACCCCAATGGATTGATGTTTTAATTGATTGTCCAGGCGTACAGGGGTTATATACTTACCGCCTTAGAAGCGATTTAACTATCAAACCAGGGGATATTTTAAGCGTTCCTTTTGGTACTCAAATAGTCGGCGCGATAGCCATTCGTTTCGTCAATTCTCTCCCAGACACCCTATATACTTCCAAGGTCAAAGAGGTAGAAGATGTCATTATATCGTTATGTTTTCCTGATACTTATTGGGAATTACTTCAGCAAGTCTCTCAATACTACTGTACCGAATTTATTACTGTAATTAGAGGTGCATTACCACCGGGGTTATTAGGGCGATCGCAACTTCGTATTAGACTAAAAAAAGAGAGTCTTCCTCCTGGGTACGAAATGTTTTGTAGTCCCCTTGCACTTAAAATTTTGAATTTATTGCGATCGCAAAAAGAAGGTGATTATAGTAGTCAATATTTACAGCGTCAAATTAAAGGTGCAAATCGAGGAATTCGAGAATTAATTAAACGGGGTTGGATTGAAAGTTATTTAGAGCCTCCCAAAAATGCCCAACCGAAACTACAAAAAGCCGTTACTTTAGTCATAGATAATTTTCCTTTAGACTTAACTCCAAAACAATTAGAAGTCTTACAAACATTGCGTCATGAAGGTGGAGAATTATTACTAACCCAATTATTAGAAATGTGTCAGGGAAGAAGTCAATCCATTGTTAAAGAATTAGAGAAAAAAGGGTGTGTTGTTATTGAAGATCAAGAAATATTAAGGCTAGATCAAGGTATTAAACAAAATAAAGATCAAGCTAAACAACTAAATGCTTCTCAAACTAGAGCATTAGAAATCATTAATAATGTAGAAGGTTATGCTAAAATACTATTACATGGAGTCACCGGCTCAGGAAAAACCGAAGTTTATTTACAAGCGATCGCCCCTTTATTAAAACAAGGAAAATCTGCCTTAGTCTTAGTGCCTGAAATTGGCTTAACCCCTCAATTAATAGATCGATTTCGTGCCAGATTTGGGAAAAAAGTATGTGTCTATCATAGTGAATTATCCGATGGAGAAAGATACGATACTTGGCGACAAATGTTAACCGGAGAACCTCAAGTTATTATTGGAACCCGTTCAGCAGTTTTTGCGCCTTTACCCCATCTGGGATTAATTATTTTAGACGAAGAACATGATTCTAGCTTTAAACAAACCCAAATATTACCTACTTATCATGCCAGAAATGTAGCACAATGGCGAGGAGAATTAGAAAACTGTCCGGTAGTTTTAGGTTCAGCAACTCCTTCCTTAGAAACTTGGGTTTCTATTACTAAACCTCCCCTATCTTCAGCCCATCACTCCCCACCGAAGGTGCGCGTAGCGACCACCCCATCACCCCGTCCCTCTTATTACTTATCCTTACCAGAAAGAATTCAATCTCGTCCCTTACCACCCGTAGAAATTGTCGATATGAGACAAGAATTAAAACAGGGAAATCGTTCTATTTTCAGTTATTCTTTACAAGATGCGTTAGTTAATTTAAAACAAAAACAACAACAGGGTATTTTATTTATTAATCGTCGGGGTCACAGCACCTTTGTTTCTTGTAGAAGTTGTGGTTATGTGATGGAATGCCCCAATTGTGACGTATCTTTATCCTATCATTATACCCATGAAGGTGCGACAGAATTATTGCGCTGTCATTATTGCAACCATAGTCAAATTCAACCCCCTAAATGTCCTGAATGTGAGTCACCTTATCTTAAATTTTTTGGCAGTGGAACACAAAAAGTTACTCAAGAATTAGTCAAAGAATTTCCTGAATTGCGTCCCCTAAGATTTGATAGTGATACCACTCGAAATAAAGGGGCCCATCGTCGATTATTAACCCAATTTGCTCAAGGGGAAGCGGATATATTAGTAGGGACACAAATGTTAACTAAAGGGTTAGATTTAGCTCAAGTTACCTTAGTAGGTGTTGTCTCTGCTGATGGATTATTACACTTATCTGATTATAGAGCCGCAGAAAGAGCTTTTCAAACTTTAACACAAGTAGCAGGGAGATCAGGGAGAGGGGACGAACCAGGACAAGTTATTATACAAACTTATTCTCCTGAACATCCGGTAATTCAAGCGGTTAAACAACATGATTATCATCGATTTATTGAAGAAGAATTACCCAGACGACAAGAGTTAAATTTTCCGCCGTATGGGCGATTAATTTTAATTCGATTAAGTGGATTAGATGCAGCAGAAGTACAACAATCAGCAATGATTTTAGGAGAATTTTGTCAGCAAAAAATAGGGTCAGGTTGTGAAATATTAGGGCCGGCTCCTGCTAGTATTATGAGAATTGCTAATCGTTATCGTTGGCATATTTTATTAAAATTTGACCCAAATCCTGAAGTAATTATACCTGATGTCAATGAGTTTAAAAAGTTATGTCCTCAATCAGTTAGTATTAGTTTGGATATTGATCCATTAAGAATTGATTAG
- the lpxC gene encoding UDP-3-O-acyl-N-acetylglucosamine deacetylase yields the protein MKSTIDKEFTLSGIGLHSGVNTQVKVLPANSGEGRYFVRVDLPDQPIIPAHVSAVNQTTLSTQLGVGNAQVCTVEHLLAALVASGIENARIEIDGPEVPLLDGSAKIWLEALVKSGFIPSKLESANPILEPIWVRDGDTFVAAIPASEIRFSYGIDFAYEAIGNQWYSWCPKQESFAEMIAPARTFGFADQIEQLKQAGLIKGGSLDNALVCDRQGWLNPPLRFDNEPVRHKLLDLIGDLSLLGTIPQAHFLAYKASHKLHVQLAQEISEKYHTISH from the coding sequence ATGAAATCAACAATTGACAAAGAATTTACTTTATCCGGTATTGGTTTACATTCTGGGGTTAATACTCAGGTTAAAGTATTACCCGCAAATTCTGGAGAGGGGCGTTATTTTGTGCGGGTCGATTTACCGGATCAACCTATTATTCCTGCTCATGTTTCTGCTGTTAATCAAACTACTTTATCTACTCAATTAGGGGTAGGAAATGCTCAAGTTTGTACCGTAGAACATTTATTAGCTGCTTTGGTGGCCTCTGGTATAGAAAATGCTCGTATTGAAATTGATGGACCGGAAGTTCCTTTATTAGATGGATCGGCTAAAATTTGGCTAGAAGCTTTGGTTAAATCTGGCTTTATTCCCTCAAAATTAGAGTCAGCAAACCCTATATTAGAACCCATATGGGTGCGGGATGGCGACACTTTTGTAGCAGCTATTCCTGCTTCAGAAATACGTTTTAGTTATGGGATTGATTTTGCTTATGAAGCAATTGGAAATCAGTGGTATAGTTGGTGTCCTAAACAAGAATCTTTTGCTGAAATGATTGCCCCGGCCAGAACGTTTGGTTTTGCTGATCAAATTGAACAATTGAAGCAAGCAGGGTTAATTAAAGGGGGCAGTTTAGATAATGCTTTAGTCTGCGATCGCCAAGGTTGGTTAAATCCTCCCTTACGGTTTGATAATGAACCTGTACGTCATAAATTATTAGATTTAATCGGAGATTTAAGTTTATTAGGAACTATTCCTCAAGCTCATTTTTTAGCCTATAAAGCTAGTCATAAACTTCATGTTCAGTTAGCTCAAGAAATTTCAGAAAAATATCATACAATTAGTCATTAA
- a CDS encoding GNAT family N-acetyltransferase yields the protein MEGNLKIRPVQLSDVSTLFSLITALAEYEKLSHQVTGSPQALTDHLFGERTYAESILADWEGTSVGFALFFPNYSTFLTKPGLYLEDIFVLPEYRRRGIGKALLSYVTQLAGQRGVGRLEWTVLDWNDPAIAFYRKIGADILPDWRICRITF from the coding sequence ATGGAAGGAAATCTTAAGATACGTCCTGTTCAACTTTCGGACGTTTCTACCCTATTTTCTTTGATTACGGCATTAGCTGAGTATGAGAAACTTTCTCATCAGGTTACAGGAAGTCCCCAAGCGTTAACCGATCATTTGTTTGGGGAGCGAACCTATGCCGAATCTATCTTAGCAGATTGGGAAGGAACGTCCGTCGGGTTTGCTTTATTTTTTCCTAACTATTCGACTTTTTTGACTAAACCGGGTCTTTATCTAGAGGATATTTTTGTTTTGCCTGAATATCGTCGTCGAGGTATTGGTAAAGCACTGTTAAGTTATGTTACACAGTTAGCCGGCCAGCGAGGGGTGGGACGGTTAGAATGGACGGTATTGGATTGGAATGATCCGGCAATCGCGTTTTATCGGAAAATCGGTGCAGATATATTGCCTGATTGGCGTATTTGTCGCATTACATTTTAA
- a CDS encoding RNA polymerase sigma factor, RpoD/SigA family — MNMNNMLKNPELTDSFTPEVLETLDFDHSENDLQSIQVEFSELADELGNKYPAGYRKTMSDDTVGAFFKEMARYPLLKAEEEIELACSVQFLVEADEKRRELQEELNRPPTKDEWSNALGFETARQFETRLYRGRTAKRKMIRSNLRLVVSIAKRYLNRGVPFLDLIQEGAIGLNRAAEKFDPNKGYKFSTYAYWWIRQAITRTIANDARTIRLPIHIVEKLNKLKKAQRILKQQLQRNPSEKELADELEVTPPQLRQLLQLRRQSLSLNHRVGKGEDTELVDLLEDQELQLPEERMNEGMLRQEISAVLSDVLTEREKDVISLRYGLCTSQPHTLEEVGGMFNLSRERVRQIQSKAMRKLRRPQVARRLKGWLH; from the coding sequence ATGAACATGAATAATATGCTAAAAAATCCTGAATTAACTGACTCCTTTACTCCTGAAGTATTAGAAACCTTAGATTTCGATCACAGTGAGAATGATCTTCAATCGATTCAAGTTGAATTTTCTGAATTAGCCGATGAATTGGGCAATAAATATCCGGCTGGATATCGCAAGACCATGTCTGATGATACGGTAGGAGCATTTTTCAAAGAAATGGCTCGTTATCCCCTGCTGAAAGCAGAAGAAGAGATTGAACTGGCTTGTAGTGTTCAATTTTTGGTAGAAGCTGACGAAAAACGCCGAGAACTACAAGAAGAACTCAACCGTCCCCCCACAAAAGACGAATGGTCTAATGCACTGGGTTTTGAGACTGCACGACAATTTGAAACTCGCCTTTATCGGGGTCGTACCGCCAAACGCAAGATGATTCGCTCAAATTTGCGCTTAGTTGTCTCCATTGCTAAACGATATCTCAATCGAGGAGTGCCTTTCCTAGATTTAATTCAAGAAGGGGCCATCGGACTTAATCGGGCCGCAGAAAAATTTGATCCCAATAAAGGTTATAAGTTTTCTACCTATGCTTATTGGTGGATTCGTCAGGCAATCACCCGTACTATTGCCAATGATGCCCGTACGATTCGTTTACCCATTCATATTGTAGAAAAGCTTAATAAACTCAAAAAAGCGCAACGTATCTTAAAACAACAATTACAGCGTAACCCCAGTGAAAAAGAACTCGCTGACGAATTAGAAGTGACTCCCCCTCAACTACGTCAGTTACTTCAATTAAGACGACAATCTTTATCTTTAAATCATCGGGTAGGTAAAGGAGAAGATACAGAATTAGTAGATTTACTCGAAGATCAAGAGTTACAACTGCCTGAAGAACGGATGAATGAGGGGATGCTACGGCAAGAAATCTCTGCAGTTTTAAGCGATGTTCTCACAGAACGGGAAAAAGATGTCATTTCCTTGCGTTATGGTTTATGTACCAGTCAACCCCATACTTTAGAAGAAGTAGGAGGAATGTTTAATTTGTCACGGGAACGAGTCCGTCAGATTCAGAGTAAGGCCATGAGAAAATTACGTCGTCCCCAGGTGGCCCGTCGTCTTAAAGGATGGTTACATTAA
- a CDS encoding leucine-rich repeat domain-containing protein: MSRLKVVFLSSRIIQFLTGLLFFLILNETVLNYTSLNATTVFTELCFGKDHLSKETKYTIEVLLKIVKEKDCVAAFHELSERNELDLSGTNISDITPLSSFKRLSKLYLADNNISNINPLSSLTNLEKLELSNNQVSNINALSGMTKLETLWMWNNKVNNIKPLSSLTNLTHIYLPFNKISEINALSSLTKLNILILDNNKITNIYALSSLEELRGISMANNKITDLTSLANLNQLKVLILTNNQIYDATPLSELSNLTLLILDNNQVDNIEPLSSLSNLKTLYLHNNKIKDISPLTNLNYLSDLQLGKNKIEEISLLASLGKLEKLELSNNPINNKVCPIQPESICQF, encoded by the coding sequence ATGTCACGTCTCAAAGTTGTTTTTCTGTCTTCTCGTATCATACAATTTCTGACTGGATTATTATTCTTTTTGATTTTAAATGAAACAGTTCTTAATTATACTTCTCTCAATGCTACTACTGTTTTTACTGAGTTATGTTTTGGAAAAGATCATCTTTCTAAGGAGACTAAATACACGATTGAAGTCTTATTAAAGATAGTAAAAGAAAAAGATTGTGTCGCCGCTTTTCATGAATTATCTGAACGAAATGAATTAGATTTATCGGGAACTAATATATCAGATATTACTCCTTTATCATCTTTTAAACGGTTATCTAAATTATATCTAGCTGATAATAATATTTCCAATATTAACCCTCTTTCATCTTTAACTAATTTAGAAAAACTAGAGTTATCCAATAATCAAGTTAGTAATATTAACGCTTTGTCAGGAATGACTAAGCTAGAAACTCTTTGGATGTGGAATAATAAAGTAAATAATATAAAACCTCTTTCCTCTCTGACAAATTTAACTCATATTTATCTTCCTTTTAATAAAATTTCAGAGATTAATGCTTTATCTTCGTTAACTAAATTAAATATTTTAATTCTTGATAATAATAAAATTACTAATATTTATGCTCTATCTTCTCTTGAGGAATTGAGAGGAATTTCTATGGCAAATAACAAAATAACTGATTTAACTTCTTTAGCCAACCTCAATCAGTTAAAAGTGCTAATTTTGACTAATAACCAAATTTATGATGCTACTCCTTTATCAGAACTATCAAATCTTACTCTATTAATTCTGGATAATAATCAAGTGGATAATATTGAACCTTTATCATCATTATCTAACTTAAAAACTCTATATTTACATAATAATAAAATTAAAGATATTAGTCCTTTAACAAACCTTAATTATTTATCTGATCTTCAACTAGGAAAAAATAAAATTGAAGAGATTAGTCTTCTTGCTTCTTTGGGTAAACTAGAAAAATTAGAACTATCTAATAATCCAATAAATAATAAAGTTTGTCCGATTCAACCTGAGTCAATTTGTCAATTTTAG